The following coding sequences lie in one Vibrio splendidus genomic window:
- a CDS encoding DeoR/GlpR family transcriptional regulator, translating to MKQIPRHQQIVDLVKTQGYVSTEELVEKFDVSPQTIRRDLNELADSNKIRRYHGGATIPLSSENTSYNTRKALNFNEKDVIADELVKHIPDGATLFVDIGTTPESVARALNKNHKQLRVVTNNINVASILLPNPEIKVILAGGEVRNRDGGIVGEATLDFVKQFRLDFGILGISGIDFDGSLLDFDYHEVRVKQAIIENSRSIFLAVDHTKFGRNAMVKLGNISQAHMVFTNKQPPEEILNILKDSAIPLEVIDTARPMSE from the coding sequence GTGAAGCAGATACCAAGACACCAGCAGATTGTAGATCTGGTAAAAACACAAGGATATGTGAGTACCGAAGAGCTCGTTGAAAAGTTCGATGTCAGCCCACAAACCATCAGACGAGACCTCAATGAACTTGCCGACAGCAACAAAATTCGTCGCTATCATGGTGGTGCAACCATTCCTTTAAGCTCGGAAAACACCTCGTATAACACGCGTAAAGCGCTTAACTTCAACGAAAAAGACGTGATCGCCGACGAACTGGTTAAGCACATCCCAGATGGTGCAACCCTATTCGTTGATATCGGTACCACGCCAGAATCGGTGGCACGCGCACTCAACAAAAACCACAAACAACTAAGAGTCGTCACCAACAACATTAACGTTGCCAGCATCCTTCTACCGAACCCAGAGATCAAGGTTATCTTGGCGGGTGGCGAAGTGAGAAACCGTGATGGCGGTATAGTTGGCGAAGCGACACTCGATTTCGTAAAGCAGTTCCGCCTTGATTTCGGTATTTTGGGCATCAGCGGCATCGACTTTGATGGCTCACTGCTCGACTTTGATTACCACGAAGTTCGTGTGAAACAAGCTATCATCGAAAACAGTCGCAGCATCTTCTTAGCCGTCGACCACACTAAGTTTGGCCGTAACGCGATGGTTAAGCTCGGTAATATCTCTCAAGCGCACATGGTCTTTACCAACAAGCAGCCACCGGAAGAGATTCTCAACATCCTTAAAGATTCAGCAATACCATTAGAAGTGATCGATACCGCTCGTCC
- the glpK gene encoding glycerol kinase GlpK — protein MTEQKYIVALDQGTTSSRAVILDHDANIVSSSQREFTQIYPKAGWVEHDPMEIWATQSSTLVEALAKAGIRSDELAGIGITNQRETTIVWNKETGKPVYNAIVWQCRRTADICEDLKARGLEDYVRDNTGLVLDPYFSGTKVKWILDNVEGAREDAEAGKLLFGTVDTWLVWKMTQGRVHVTDYTNASRTMLFNINDLCWDQKLLDEMGIPAIMMPEVKRSSEVYGQTNLGGKGGTRIPIAGIAGDQQAALYGQMCVEAGQAKNTYGTGCFLLMNTGQEKVTSKNGLLTTLACGPKGEPAYALEGAVFMGGASIQWLRDEMKLLAGAEDSEYFATKVDSSNGVYVVPAFTGLGAPYWDAYARGTIVGLTRGVNSNHIIRATLEGIAYQTRDVLDAMQADSGIKLAKLRVDGGAVANNFLMQFQSDVLDTEVHRPEVTEVTALGAAYLAGLAVGFWDSIDELQDKAVLDRTFMPHHDEEKRNRRYKGWKRAIKCAQVWSELHDDDDNE, from the coding sequence ATGACCGAGCAAAAATACATTGTTGCCCTAGACCAAGGCACCACAAGTTCTCGCGCTGTAATCCTCGATCACGATGCAAACATCGTTAGTTCTTCTCAACGAGAATTCACTCAGATTTACCCGAAAGCGGGTTGGGTTGAGCATGATCCAATGGAAATCTGGGCGACTCAAAGCTCTACATTGGTTGAAGCTCTTGCTAAAGCAGGCATCCGCAGCGATGAGCTAGCGGGTATCGGTATCACGAACCAACGTGAAACCACCATTGTTTGGAACAAAGAGACCGGCAAGCCTGTTTATAACGCAATCGTATGGCAGTGTCGCCGTACTGCAGACATCTGTGAAGACCTAAAAGCGCGTGGCCTAGAAGACTACGTACGTGACAATACTGGCTTAGTCCTTGACCCGTATTTCTCAGGTACCAAAGTAAAATGGATTCTAGACAACGTTGAAGGCGCTCGTGAAGACGCTGAAGCTGGCAAACTATTGTTCGGTACGGTTGATACTTGGTTGGTTTGGAAAATGACTCAAGGACGTGTACACGTTACGGATTACACCAACGCGTCACGTACTATGTTGTTCAACATCAACGACCTATGCTGGGATCAGAAGCTACTTGATGAAATGGGCATTCCAGCAATCATGATGCCTGAAGTGAAGCGCTCTTCTGAGGTTTACGGTCAAACGAACCTTGGTGGTAAAGGCGGTACTCGTATCCCAATCGCGGGTATTGCGGGTGACCAACAAGCTGCACTTTACGGTCAAATGTGTGTAGAAGCAGGCCAAGCTAAGAACACTTACGGCACAGGTTGTTTCCTTCTAATGAACACAGGCCAAGAGAAAGTAACATCAAAGAACGGCCTACTAACAACGCTAGCATGTGGTCCTAAAGGTGAGCCTGCATACGCACTTGAAGGTGCAGTATTCATGGGCGGCGCATCAATCCAATGGCTACGTGATGAAATGAAGCTACTGGCTGGCGCAGAAGACTCTGAGTACTTCGCAACCAAAGTAGATTCTTCAAACGGCGTTTACGTAGTCCCTGCGTTTACTGGTTTAGGCGCTCCATACTGGGATGCTTACGCTCGCGGTACGATTGTCGGCCTAACTCGTGGTGTTAACTCTAACCACATCATCCGTGCAACGTTGGAAGGTATTGCTTACCAAACACGTGACGTACTTGACGCAATGCAAGCTGACTCTGGCATCAAGCTAGCGAAACTACGTGTTGATGGCGGCGCAGTAGCGAATAACTTCCTAATGCAATTCCAATCAGATGTGCTGGATACTGAAGTTCACCGCCCTGAAGTAACGGAAGTAACCGCTCTGGGCGCCGCTTACCTTGCCGGCCTAGCGGTTGGTTTCTGGGACAGCATTGATGAGCTTCAGGACAAAGCCGTTCTTGACCGCACATTCATGCCGCACCACGACGAAGAGAAGCGTAACCGCCGTTACAAAGGTTGGAAACGTGCTATCAAGTGTGCACAGGTTTGGTCTGAGCTGCACGATGACGATGACAACGAGTAA